The following are from one region of the Candidatus Deferrimicrobium borealis genome:
- a CDS encoding U32 family peptidase, with amino-acid sequence MRLSVATNFDPALVDALRGYPVVELFGKLREDAVGGGRAPYQLAPVSRKLLAAHVRDARAAGISFNYLLNASCLGNREITRAGQAEIEDLCGWLCGIGVETVTVSSPFLLRIVKTRYPELKVRISVFAGVDRVRKARMWEEMGADGIVLDSLLVNREFFTLARIRESVKCDLELLVNNNCLSSCALSPAHMNALAHAGQSWHGNRGFFIDWCFLRCTEMKLRNPVNYIRSEWIRPEDLRLYEEMGYDLFKVTERDLPTPVMVDRVRAYAGRRYDGNLLDLVQPYALQGVNGNERYYRKGIGWLLRFLLRPGLVNPARMLLLKRLADVRHMTRPVTGVPPVVVDNRALDGFIERFREKGCRDVECEACRWCHDFAAKAVRIDPEESRRALAAYDEVFRSLDGGAMWRYLPGGNGDGNP; translated from the coding sequence ATGAGGCTCTCCGTCGCCACGAATTTCGACCCCGCGCTGGTCGATGCGCTCCGGGGATACCCGGTCGTCGAACTGTTCGGCAAGTTGCGGGAGGATGCCGTGGGCGGCGGGCGCGCCCCCTACCAGCTCGCGCCGGTGTCCCGGAAGCTGCTCGCCGCGCACGTGCGGGACGCTCGGGCGGCGGGGATCTCCTTCAACTATCTCCTCAACGCGTCCTGTCTCGGCAACCGGGAGATCACGCGCGCGGGGCAGGCGGAGATCGAGGACCTCTGCGGCTGGCTTTGCGGCATCGGCGTGGAGACGGTTACCGTTTCCTCCCCGTTTCTGCTCCGGATCGTCAAGACGCGCTACCCGGAGCTCAAGGTCCGGATCTCCGTTTTCGCAGGCGTGGACCGCGTGCGCAAGGCGCGGATGTGGGAGGAGATGGGCGCGGACGGGATCGTCCTCGACAGCCTCCTCGTGAACCGGGAATTTTTCACGCTGGCCCGGATCCGCGAATCGGTGAAATGCGACCTCGAACTGCTGGTGAACAACAACTGCCTCTCCTCGTGCGCCCTCTCTCCGGCCCACATGAACGCCCTGGCCCACGCCGGCCAGTCGTGGCACGGCAACCGCGGCTTCTTCATCGACTGGTGCTTCCTGCGGTGCACGGAGATGAAGCTGCGAAATCCGGTGAATTACATCCGCTCGGAGTGGATCCGCCCGGAGGACCTCCGGCTTTACGAAGAAATGGGGTACGACCTGTTCAAGGTGACGGAGCGGGACCTTCCCACGCCGGTGATGGTCGACCGGGTGCGAGCGTATGCGGGGCGACGGTACGACGGCAATCTCCTCGACCTGGTCCAGCCGTACGCCTTGCAGGGGGTGAACGGGAACGAACGGTACTACCGGAAGGGGATCGGGTGGCTGCTCCGGTTCCTCCTTCGGCCGGGGCTGGTCAACCCGGCCCGGATGCTCCTGCTCAAGCGGCTGGCGGACGTGCGGCACATGACCCGCCCGGTGACGGGTGTGCCTCCGGTGGTCGTCGACAACCGGGCGCTCGACGGCTTCATCGAACGGTTCCGGGAGAAAGGGTGCCGCGACGTCGAGTGCGAGGCGTGCCGCTGGTGCCACGATTTCGCCGCGAAGGCGGTCCGGATCGACCCGGAGGAGAGCCGGCGGGCGCTGGCGGCGTATGACGAGGTATTCCGCTCCCTCGACGGTGGGGCGATGTGGCGATACCTTCCGGGCGGGAACGGGGACGGCAACCCGTGA
- a CDS encoding type III polyketide synthase, translated as MAAWIHRIDTLLPDFSFAQEEAMVKMQEWARDDRERRLVRAVYRHSGIERRHSVLRNYDGEGEGAFFRRDAGGALRGPGTAARNDIFSVESRAMSVALARKVIANCPGVAPSDVTHVVTVSCTGFYNPGPDYHIVRELGMSDATQRYHLGFMGCYAAFPALRMAAQFCAADPSAVVLVMCLELCSLHLQLNGSEDSLLANSLFADGAGAAIVSAREPDPGTPAYRLAGFRSALVPAGEQDMAWRIGDQGFDIALSSYVPKLIGSNIRELVEPALAAGGLSLPDVATWAVHPGGKSIIDQVQRALGLSDEQVGASRDVLRRCGNMSSATILFVLEEILKRPAGKGRERVLAVAFGPGLTVETAIMEAIFSPDFAGAFAAAAIPLPTG; from the coding sequence ATGGCCGCCTGGATCCACCGGATCGACACGCTGCTCCCCGATTTCTCCTTCGCCCAGGAGGAGGCGATGGTGAAGATGCAGGAGTGGGCTCGCGACGACCGGGAGAGGCGACTGGTGCGGGCCGTGTACCGGCACTCGGGGATCGAGCGCCGCCACTCCGTCCTTCGAAACTACGACGGGGAGGGGGAGGGCGCCTTCTTCCGGCGCGACGCCGGCGGAGCGCTTCGAGGCCCCGGGACCGCCGCCCGCAACGACATCTTTTCGGTCGAGTCCCGCGCGATGTCGGTGGCGCTGGCCCGGAAGGTGATCGCGAACTGTCCAGGCGTCGCCCCCTCCGACGTGACGCACGTCGTGACCGTGTCGTGCACCGGGTTCTACAACCCCGGGCCCGACTACCACATCGTGCGCGAGCTGGGGATGTCCGACGCCACGCAGCGGTACCATCTCGGCTTCATGGGGTGTTACGCCGCCTTCCCCGCCTTGCGGATGGCCGCCCAGTTCTGCGCGGCGGACCCGTCCGCCGTGGTCCTCGTGATGTGCCTCGAGCTGTGCAGCCTCCACCTCCAGTTGAACGGATCGGAGGACAGCCTGCTCGCGAACTCGCTCTTCGCCGACGGGGCGGGGGCTGCGATCGTTTCCGCCCGGGAGCCGGATCCCGGAACGCCCGCGTACCGCCTGGCCGGCTTTCGTTCCGCGCTCGTTCCCGCCGGCGAGCAGGACATGGCGTGGCGGATCGGCGACCAGGGGTTCGACATCGCCCTGTCGAGCTACGTGCCGAAGCTCATCGGCTCGAACATCCGCGAGCTGGTCGAACCCGCGCTCGCCGCCGGGGGTCTGTCCCTGCCCGACGTCGCCACGTGGGCGGTCCACCCCGGGGGGAAGTCGATCATCGATCAGGTGCAGCGGGCCCTCGGACTTTCCGACGAGCAGGTGGGCGCCTCCCGCGACGTGCTGCGCCGCTGCGGAAACATGAGCAGCGCCACGATCCTCTTCGTCCTCGAGGAGATCCTCAAGCGCCCCGCCGGGAAGGGGAGGGAGCGGGTCTTGGCGGTCGCCTTCGGGCCGGGGCTGACCGTGGAGACGGCGATCATGGAAGCGATCTTCTCTCCGGATTTCGCCGGGGCGTTTGCGGCCGCGGCGATCCCCCTCCCGACGGGATGA
- a CDS encoding YceI family protein, protein MKIRAGLWLAILVAGFSPSSAGAAPAEPAPATIRGACDVAFLITSTLHDVPGSARCLPFAAVLARDAAGRSVIPTVEVEVPVAGMDTRNTTRDGKMREMFLSERFPRIHAAAHDVDVERLRVETGKGREGVASIDLVLRIRDVERKVRATAGNLKESGERVTFDLEFPVSLGEFDLKPPSVLGIIRVGDKVSVKATFTLTVSRSP, encoded by the coding sequence ATGAAGATCCGCGCGGGACTGTGGCTGGCGATTCTGGTTGCGGGTTTTTCCCCCTCCTCCGCCGGTGCCGCTCCGGCGGAGCCGGCTCCGGCGACGATCCGGGGCGCGTGCGACGTCGCTTTCCTCATCACGTCCACCTTGCACGACGTTCCCGGCTCCGCCCGTTGCCTGCCCTTCGCGGCGGTCCTCGCTCGCGACGCCGCGGGCAGGTCGGTCATCCCGACCGTGGAAGTGGAAGTGCCCGTGGCGGGGATGGACACGCGGAACACGACCCGCGACGGGAAGATGCGCGAGATGTTCCTGTCGGAGCGGTTTCCCCGAATCCACGCGGCGGCGCACGATGTGGACGTCGAGCGGCTCCGGGTGGAAACCGGAAAGGGCCGCGAGGGGGTCGCCTCCATCGACCTGGTCCTCCGGATCCGGGACGTGGAGCGGAAGGTACGCGCCACGGCGGGCAACCTGAAGGAGTCCGGCGAACGGGTCACCTTCGACCTCGAGTTCCCCGTGTCGCTCGGGGAGTTCGATCTGAAACCCCCCTCCGTCCTCGGGATCATACGTGTCGGGGACAAGGTCTCCGTCAAGGCCACCTTCACCTTGACCGTTTCCCGATCCCCTTGA